A genome region from Buchnera aphidicola (Cinara splendens) includes the following:
- the rpsM gene encoding 30S ribosomal protein S13, giving the protein MTRIAGINIPDHKHVLIALTGIYGIGLSLSKKICNAINLRYDIKINTLNEQQIDKLRKLISTLVIEGDLRRERTINIKRLMDIGCYRGVRHRKHLPVRGQRTKTNARTCKGPRKLIKSR; this is encoded by the coding sequence GTGACAAGAATTGCTGGGATAAATATTCCTGATCATAAGCATGTATTAATAGCTTTAACTGGAATTTATGGAATTGGTTTATCATTGTCTAAAAAAATTTGTAATGCTATAAATCTTAGATATGACATTAAAATTAATACATTAAATGAACAACAAATTGATAAATTGCGTAAACTTATATCTACTCTTGTTATTGAAGGAGATTTACGTAGGGAAAGAACTATTAACATAAAAAGGTTAATGGATATTGGCTGTTATAGAGGAGTGCGTCATCGTAAACACTTGCCAGTACGCGGACAAAGAACGAAAACAAATGCTCGTACATGCAAAGGTCCTAGAAAGTTAATAAAAAGTAGATAA
- the rplR gene encoding 50S ribosomal protein L18 translates to MKGKINKKYSRIRRCTKIRKNKYSNQLFRLVVHRTSKHIYAQIIVSKESIVSTCASTVEFKKLNINHTYTGNKHSAKIIGQLIAERALQKGIKIVFFDRSGFKYHGRVKELAESARISGLVF, encoded by the coding sequence ATGAAAGGAAAAATTAATAAAAAATATTCACGAATTCGTCGATGCACTAAAATACGTAAAAATAAATATTCTAATCAATTATTTCGCTTAGTAGTGCATCGTACATCTAAACATATATACGCACAAATTATAGTTTCTAAAGAATCTATTGTTTCTACGTGTGCTTCTACTGTAGAGTTTAAAAAATTAAACATTAACCATACCTATACTGGTAATAAACATTCTGCTAAAATAATTGGACAATTAATTGCTGAAAGAGCATTACAAAAAGGAATAAAAATTGTTTTTTTTGATCGTTCTGGTTTTAAATATCATGGTCGAGTTAAAGAATTAGCGGAATCTGCTCGTATATCTGGTTTGGTTTTTTAA
- the rpsN gene encoding 30S ribosomal protein S14 — protein sequence MAKQSMKFREIKRVKLAIKYYSARVQLKKIIKSKLSLDKDRWNAMLKLQTLPRDSSPSRQRNRCRQTGRPHAFLRKFGLSRMKLRESAMRGEIPGLTKASW from the coding sequence ATGGCAAAACAATCTATGAAATTTAGAGAAATTAAAAGAGTTAAATTAGCAATTAAATATTATTCAGCGCGTGTTCAATTAAAAAAAATCATAAAATCAAAATTATCATTAGATAAAGATCGTTGGAATGCTATGCTTAAACTACAAACTCTTCCTAGAGATTCTAGTCCATCACGACAACGTAATCGTTGTCGACAAACTGGACGTCCACACGCTTTTCTTCGCAAGTTTGGATTGAGTCGTATGAAGTTACGTGAATCTGCTATGCGAGGAGAAATACCGGGTTTAACAAAAGCAAGTTGGTAA
- the rpsQ gene encoding 30S ribosomal protein S17: protein MNDKKNILKGCVVSNKMQKSVIVNIDRKIKHVIYGKFVKKRTKLCVHDPQDACKIGDIVEIYECRPISKTKSWTLLRILEKSFI, encoded by the coding sequence ATGAATGATAAAAAAAACATTTTAAAAGGTTGTGTTGTTAGTAATAAAATGCAAAAATCTGTAATTGTAAATATAGATCGTAAAATAAAACACGTTATTTATGGAAAATTTGTAAAAAAAAGAACAAAATTATGTGTACATGATCCACAAGATGCTTGTAAAATTGGTGATATAGTTGAAATTTATGAATGCCGACCAATTTCTAAGACTAAATCTTGGACTCTTTTGCGTATTTTAGAAAAATCTTTTATTTAA
- the rpsE gene encoding 30S ribosomal protein S5 — translation MNFDKKLSLDLQEKLIIVNRVSKTVKGGRIFSFTALTVVGNGKGKVGFGYGKAREVPAAIQKSMERARKNMIIIPLHRNTIQHSVYGSHTGSKIFMKPASDGTGIIAGGAMRFVLEVVGIQNILAKIYGSTNPINVVRATIDGLKKIRSPEMIAQKLSKSIINI, via the coding sequence ATGAATTTTGATAAAAAATTATCTCTAGATTTACAGGAAAAATTAATTATAGTTAATCGTGTCTCTAAAACAGTGAAGGGAGGAAGAATTTTTTCTTTTACTGCTTTGACAGTAGTAGGTAACGGTAAAGGAAAAGTAGGTTTTGGTTATGGAAAGGCTCGGGAAGTTCCTGCAGCTATTCAAAAATCTATGGAAAGAGCTAGAAAAAATATGATTATAATTCCATTACATAGAAATACTATACAACATTCGGTATATGGTTCTCATACAGGATCTAAGATATTTATGAAACCTGCATCAGATGGTACCGGAATTATTGCTGGTGGTGCAATGAGGTTTGTATTAGAAGTCGTAGGAATTCAGAATATTTTAGCTAAAATATATGGATCTACTAATCCTATCAATGTAGTTAGAGCTACCATTGATGGTTTAAAAAAAATTCGATCACCAGAAATGATAGCACAAAAACTTAGTAAATCTATTATTAATATTTAA
- the rpsH gene encoding 30S ribosomal protein S8 yields MSMQDPISDMLTSIRNGQHSNKIFVTVPFSKIKENIIKVLKYEGYICNYKIQNIHISQLKIFLKYYNGKSVIEHISRVSRPSLRRYCTKYKIPVVMNNLGIAILSTSRGIMTNKIARKKGLGGEIICYVS; encoded by the coding sequence ATGAGTATGCAAGATCCCATATCAGATATGTTGACATCTATTCGTAATGGTCAACATTCTAATAAAATTTTTGTAACTGTTCCTTTTTCTAAAATTAAAGAAAATATTATTAAAGTTTTGAAGTATGAAGGATATATTTGTAATTATAAAATACAGAATATTCATATTTCTCAATTAAAGATTTTTTTAAAATATTATAATGGAAAATCAGTTATTGAACATATTTCTAGAGTTAGTCGTCCAAGTCTACGTCGGTATTGTACGAAATATAAAATACCTGTTGTAATGAATAATTTAGGTATCGCTATTCTTTCTACTTCTAGGGGAATAATGACTAATAAAATTGCACGAAAAAAAGGATTAGGTGGAGAAATTATATGTTATGTAAGTTAA
- the rpsK gene encoding 30S ribosomal protein S11 encodes MSKKIAKIPKKNIKKQVLDGIAHIHASFNNTIVTITDRQGNTLGWATSGGSGFRGSRKSTPFAAQVAAEKCADRVKDYGIKNLEIMVKGPGPGRESTIRALNASGFRITNITDVTPIPHNGCRPSKKRRV; translated from the coding sequence ATGTCAAAAAAAATAGCAAAGATTCCTAAAAAAAATATAAAAAAACAAGTTTTAGATGGTATTGCGCATATTCATGCATCGTTTAATAATACAATTGTTACTATTACTGATCGTCAAGGAAATACTCTAGGATGGGCTACTTCTGGAGGTTCTGGTTTTCGAGGTTCAAGAAAATCTACTCCGTTTGCTGCTCAAGTAGCAGCAGAAAAATGTGCTGATCGAGTTAAAGACTATGGAATAAAAAATTTAGAAATTATGGTTAAAGGTCCTGGTCCTGGTCGTGAATCTACAATTCGAGCTTTAAACGCTTCAGGTTTTCGGATTACTAATATTACAGATGTTACTCCTATTCCTCATAACGGATGTCGACCCTCTAAAAAACGTAGAGTTTAA
- the rplP gene encoding 50S ribosomal protein L16: MLQPKRTKFRKMHKGKNRGLSVDNKISFGTYGLKAIDRGRLTARQIESARKTITRSVKRQGKMWIRVFPDKPITQKPLEVRMGKGKGNVEYWVALVQPGKILYEIEGISEQESRSVFKLASSKLPIKTIFVSKTVF, translated from the coding sequence ATGTTACAACCAAAACGTACTAAGTTTCGTAAAATGCATAAAGGAAAAAATAGAGGTCTTTCGGTTGATAATAAAATAAGTTTTGGAACGTATGGTTTAAAAGCTATTGATAGGGGTAGGCTGACAGCTAGACAAATTGAATCAGCTCGTAAGACAATCACTAGATCAGTTAAACGTCAAGGAAAAATGTGGATTCGTGTGTTTCCTGATAAACCTATTACACAAAAACCTTTAGAAGTACGCATGGGAAAAGGTAAAGGTAATGTAGAATACTGGGTTGCTTTAGTTCAACCTGGAAAAATACTATATGAAATTGAAGGTATTTCTGAACAAGAATCACGTTCTGTTTTCAAATTAGCCTCATCTAAATTACCTATTAAAACTATTTTTGTTTCTAAAACGGTATTCTAA
- the rplX gene encoding 50S ribosomal protein L24 produces the protein MAAKIRFHDVVIVLTGRDKGKIGIVQKMCYSDRTVIVQGVHLVKKHQKAIPEKQQVAGIISRELPIHISNVSIFNKETNKADKIEFCWINGKKMRRYKSTKELLK, from the coding sequence ATGGCTGCAAAAATACGTTTTCATGATGTAGTGATAGTATTAACAGGAAGAGATAAAGGTAAAATAGGTATAGTACAAAAGATGTGTTATAGCGATAGAACAGTTATTGTTCAAGGTGTTCATTTAGTTAAAAAACATCAAAAAGCAATTCCAGAAAAACAACAAGTAGCTGGAATTATTTCAAGAGAGTTGCCTATTCATATCTCTAACGTTTCTATTTTTAATAAAGAAACCAATAAAGCGGATAAAATAGAATTTTGTTGGATTAATGGCAAAAAAATGCGCAGATATAAATCTACTAAAGAATTATTGAAGTAA
- the rpmD gene encoding 50S ribosomal protein L30, with translation MKKIFITQIKSKIGRLPKHIATIKGLGLRHIGDTVQREDTPSIRGMIKKVSYMVSVNKEEKLCI, from the coding sequence ATGAAAAAAATTTTTATTACGCAAATAAAAAGTAAAATTGGTCGTTTACCTAAACATATAGCTACGATTAAAGGATTAGGTTTACGTCATATTGGTGATACTGTACAACGAGAAGATACTCCATCTATTCGTGGTATGATTAAAAAAGTTTCTTATATGGTGTCTGTTAATAAAGAGGAAAAATTATGTATCTAA
- a CDS encoding DNA-directed RNA polymerase subunit alpha: MQDFVEDFLKPRLVNIEQISATHAKITLEPLERGFGHTLGSALRRILLSSMSGCAVTEVEINGILHEYMHKKGIREDILDILLNLKGLSIKLFGKNEVVVSLKKNGTGPVIAADISHDSSVEIINLKHVICNITCPDVFIDMRMKVMRGRGYITAKSQKDLLQDNHVIGKLFLDVSYSPIERITYNVEAARVKQRTDLDKLIIEMETNGTLDPEEAIRKAATILAEQLESFVDLRGIHEPVVKEEKPEFDPGLLRPVDDLELTVRSANCLKAESIHYIGDLVQKTEVELLKTPNLGKKSLTEIKDILASKGLSLGMKLSNWPPNSLIDK; encoded by the coding sequence ATGCAGGACTTTGTAGAAGATTTTTTAAAACCTAGACTAGTTAATATTGAACAAATCAGTGCAACGCATGCTAAAATTACATTAGAACCATTGGAGCGTGGTTTTGGACATACACTAGGTAGTGCTTTAAGAAGAATTTTATTATCTTCTATGTCTGGTTGTGCTGTTACTGAAGTTGAAATAAATGGTATATTGCATGAATATATGCATAAAAAAGGTATAAGAGAAGACATACTAGACATTTTATTGAATTTGAAAGGTTTATCAATAAAATTATTTGGTAAAAATGAAGTAGTAGTATCTTTAAAAAAAAATGGCACTGGACCTGTTATTGCTGCGGATATTAGTCACGATTCTTCTGTAGAAATTATAAACTTAAAACATGTTATTTGTAATATTACTTGTCCAGATGTTTTTATAGATATGCGTATGAAAGTAATGCGCGGTAGAGGGTATATTACTGCTAAATCTCAAAAAGATCTCTTACAAGATAATCATGTTATTGGAAAATTATTTTTAGATGTATCATATAGCCCTATAGAGCGCATTACATATAATGTTGAAGCTGCTAGAGTAAAGCAAAGAACTGATTTAGACAAGTTAATAATAGAAATGGAAACTAATGGTACACTTGATCCAGAAGAAGCTATTAGAAAAGCTGCTACTATTTTGGCAGAACAATTAGAATCTTTTGTTGATTTAAGAGGTATTCATGAGCCAGTAGTTAAAGAAGAAAAACCTGAATTTGATCCGGGCCTACTACGTCCTGTAGATGACTTGGAGTTGACTGTTCGTTCTGCAAATTGTTTAAAAGCCGAAAGCATTCATTATATTGGTGATTTAGTTCAAAAAACTGAAGTAGAATTATTAAAAACACCTAATTTAGGTAAAAAATCACTAACAGAAATTAAAGATATTCTAGCTTCTAAAGGGTTATCTTTGGGAATGAAATTAAGTAATTGGCCTCCAAATAGTTTGATAGATAAATAA
- the rpmJ gene encoding 50S ribosomal protein L36, producing the protein MKVRASVKKLCRSCKIVRRKNVIRVVCKNDPKHKQRQG; encoded by the coding sequence ATGAAAGTTCGCGCATCAGTTAAAAAATTGTGTCGTAGTTGTAAAATTGTTCGTCGAAAAAATGTAATTCGTGTTGTTTGCAAGAATGATCCTAAACATAAACAAAGACAAGGATAA
- the rpsD gene encoding 30S ribosomal protein S4, with translation MAKYLGPKLKLSRREGSDLFLKSGVRSIESKCKIDHSPGQHGLRKLRLSGYGTQLREKQKIRRLYGILERQFHNYYKKASKLKGNTGQNLLFLLENRLDNVVYRMGFGSTRAESRQLINHKSICVNNNIVNIPSYQVSVQDKISICERSKKQLRIQAAMELIKQREQCSWLDVNYKTMEGTFIRPIERHDLSSDINEHLIVELYSK, from the coding sequence ATGGCAAAATATTTAGGTCCTAAATTAAAATTAAGTAGACGAGAAGGATCAGATTTGTTTTTAAAATCAGGTGTACGATCTATTGAATCTAAGTGTAAAATTGATCATTCTCCGGGTCAACATGGATTAAGAAAATTACGTTTATCAGGTTATGGTACACAATTAAGAGAAAAACAAAAAATAAGACGTTTGTATGGAATATTAGAAAGACAGTTTCATAACTATTATAAAAAAGCCTCTAAGTTAAAAGGTAATACCGGTCAAAATTTGTTATTTTTACTAGAAAATCGTTTAGATAATGTTGTATATCGTATGGGTTTTGGTTCTACTAGAGCAGAATCACGTCAGTTGATTAACCATAAATCTATCTGTGTGAATAATAACATTGTAAATATTCCTTCTTATCAAGTTTCTGTTCAAGATAAAATTTCTATTTGTGAACGTTCTAAAAAACAATTAAGAATTCAGGCTGCTATGGAACTTATAAAACAACGTGAGCAATGTAGCTGGTTAGATGTTAATTATAAGACAATGGAAGGTACATTTATACGTCCAATAGAGCGTCATGACTTATCTTCTGATATTAATGAGCATTTGATAGTCGAATTATATTCAAAGTAA
- the rpsC gene encoding 30S ribosomal protein S3 — translation MGQKVHPNGMRLGIIKSWNSIWFASKKEFSNYIDSDFQVRRFIMKKLITASISKIIIERLSKSIKLTIYTARPGIVIGKKGEDVEKLRIQISNLTSVPAQINISEIRKPELDAKLVADNIASQLERRIMFRRAMKRSVQNAIRQGAKGIKIEVSGRLGGVEIARREWYREGRVPLHTLRANIEYSASEAHTTYGVIGVKVWIFKGEILGGMVLDKLQDKKKFGFMKKFSRKYRR, via the coding sequence ATGGGTCAAAAAGTACATCCTAATGGTATGCGATTAGGTATTATTAAATCGTGGAACTCTATTTGGTTTGCTAGTAAAAAAGAATTTTCAAATTATATAGATAGTGATTTTCAAGTGCGTAGATTTATAATGAAAAAGTTGATTACTGCATCTATTTCAAAAATAATTATTGAACGTTTATCGAAAAGTATTAAATTAACTATTTATACAGCTAGACCTGGCATTGTAATTGGTAAAAAAGGTGAAGATGTTGAAAAATTACGAATTCAAATTTCTAATTTAACATCGGTTCCAGCTCAAATTAATATTTCTGAAATTCGAAAACCAGAACTAGATGCTAAATTAGTAGCTGATAACATTGCATCTCAATTAGAGAGAAGAATAATGTTTCGTAGAGCTATGAAACGTTCTGTACAAAACGCTATACGTCAAGGCGCAAAAGGTATAAAAATTGAAGTGAGTGGACGTTTAGGTGGAGTAGAAATTGCGCGAAGAGAATGGTACAGAGAGGGCAGAGTTCCTTTACATACTTTGAGGGCTAATATCGAATATAGTGCATCAGAAGCACATACTACATATGGAGTTATTGGTGTAAAAGTATGGATTTTTAAAGGTGAAATATTAGGTGGAATGGTTTTAGATAAATTACAAGATAAAAAAAAATTTGGTTTTATGAAAAAATTTTCTCGAAAATATCGTAGATAA
- the rplE gene encoding 50S ribosomal protein L5 produces the protein MKRLHLYYLNYVIPTLMKELNYSTVMAVPQIEKITLNMGIGKSVTDKKVLEHAMNDLMRISGQKPVITVAKKSIATFKIRKGYPIGCKVTLRGTRKWDFFDKLITIAIPRIRDFRGLSRKSFDGTGNYSLGIREQIIFPEINYEKIDSIRGMDITITTNANSDQECERLLSAFNFPFQK, from the coding sequence ATGAAAAGACTACATCTTTATTATTTAAATTATGTAATTCCTACGTTAATGAAGGAATTAAATTATTCTACCGTTATGGCTGTTCCTCAAATTGAAAAAATTACTTTAAATATGGGTATAGGAAAATCCGTAACAGATAAAAAAGTATTAGAACATGCTATGAATGATTTAATGAGAATTTCTGGTCAAAAACCAGTTATAACTGTTGCTAAAAAATCTATTGCAACTTTTAAAATTCGTAAGGGTTATCCAATAGGATGTAAGGTTACTTTAAGAGGAACAAGAAAATGGGATTTTTTTGATAAATTAATAACTATTGCAATACCTCGTATACGTGATTTTAGAGGTTTATCACGAAAATCATTTGATGGTACGGGTAATTATAGCTTAGGCATTCGTGAACAAATTATTTTTCCTGAAATTAATTACGAAAAAATTGATTCTATTAGAGGCATGGATATTACAATTACTACAAATGCTAATTCTGATCAGGAATGTGAGCGTTTACTTTCAGCATTTAATTTTCCTTTTCAAAAATAA
- the rplF gene encoding 50S ribosomal protein L6: MSRVAKSSIIIPNNVAVDLSNYKITVNGPLGSLTRIIHVCVKILKKDGSLFFSHNHLSTSYGWMQAGTCRSLVYSMILGVTEGFKKQLNLLGVGYRVILESKNILKLYLGFSHPVIYKIPHIVTASIISQSEIVLKSIDKQLVGQVAANIRLYRVPEPYKGKGIRYLHETVRIKEAKKK, from the coding sequence ATGTCTCGTGTTGCAAAATCATCTATTATCATTCCAAATAATGTAGCTGTTGATTTATCTAATTACAAAATTACAGTAAACGGACCTTTAGGTTCATTAACGCGCATAATACATGTATGTGTAAAAATTCTTAAAAAAGATGGTTCTTTGTTTTTTTCACATAATCATTTATCTACATCATACGGTTGGATGCAAGCTGGTACTTGTCGTTCTTTAGTTTATTCTATGATTTTAGGTGTTACAGAAGGTTTTAAAAAACAATTAAATTTATTGGGTGTTGGGTATCGTGTTATACTAGAAAGTAAAAATATCCTAAAATTATATTTAGGCTTTTCGCATCCTGTAATTTATAAAATTCCACATATAGTAACAGCTTCAATTATATCTCAAAGTGAGATTGTTTTAAAGAGTATAGATAAACAATTAGTTGGACAAGTAGCAGCAAATATACGATTATATCGTGTTCCTGAACCTTATAAAGGAAAAGGTATTCGTTATTTGCATGAAACTGTACGTATTAAGGAGGCTAAAAAAAAATAG
- the rplN gene encoding 50S ribosomal protein L14: protein MIQVQTILYVADNSGARLVMCIKVLGGSRRRYAGIGDIIKVAIKEAIPRSKVKKGDVMKAVIVRTKKGIRRSDGSMICFDNNACVILNDTTGQPIGTRIFGPVTRELRTESFMKIISLAPEVL from the coding sequence ATGATTCAAGTACAAACCATTTTATATGTAGCTGATAATTCTGGCGCTCGATTAGTTATGTGCATAAAAGTATTAGGAGGTTCTCGTCGACGATATGCTGGAATTGGTGATATAATTAAAGTAGCAATTAAAGAGGCAATTCCTCGTAGTAAAGTTAAAAAAGGTGATGTTATGAAAGCAGTTATTGTTCGTACTAAAAAAGGGATTCGTAGATCAGACGGATCAATGATTTGTTTTGATAATAATGCATGTGTTATTTTAAATGATACAACCGGTCAGCCTATTGGAACTCGGATATTTGGTCCTGTGACAAGAGAATTAAGAACAGAATCTTTTATGAAAATTATTTCTTTAGCTCCAGAAGTATTATGA
- the secY gene encoding preprotein translocase subunit SecY, translating to MSILYNLKKRMLLVLVAIIIFRIGSFIPIPGINMKVLEQFLIHKNSSLFTMFNIFSGGSLNRISIFTLGVMPYISSSIIMQLLTLICSHLRNLKKEGEEGTKKINQYTKYLTLFLSVIQSISVVIGLPFIPGMQNIFVFTDFYFYIISIISMVTGTIFLMWLGEFITDKGIGNGISLIIFFGIISSLPVSINKTFSVMNIYNFNNLYLLSILLVMLFVIFTVVFFEKSQRNIVVCYARRHQGRNMHSSHHSYLPLKVNMAGVVPVIFSSSLILFPSIIVTYCRHVFHDKIFLIKFFDFFKFNHSVFVCTNVILIIFFCFFYTSVMFNSKDTATNLKKSGAFVPGIRPGLRTEQYIKKIVLKLTTIGSMYTVFICLIPDIMHYCLKVPFYFGGTSLLIVVVVLMEFIMQIQTLMMSTRYKKILKKANLYLKN from the coding sequence ATGTCTATATTATATAATTTAAAAAAAAGAATGTTATTGGTACTTGTTGCTATTATAATATTTCGTATTGGTTCTTTTATACCTATTCCAGGTATTAATATGAAGGTTTTAGAACAATTCCTTATCCATAAAAATAGTTCTTTGTTTACTATGTTTAATATTTTTTCTGGAGGATCTTTAAATCGTATTTCAATATTTACGCTGGGTGTAATGCCATATATTTCCTCTTCTATTATAATGCAGTTATTAACATTGATTTGCTCACATTTACGTAATTTAAAAAAAGAAGGAGAAGAAGGAACAAAAAAAATTAACCAGTATACTAAATATTTAACATTATTTTTATCTGTAATTCAATCAATTAGTGTTGTGATTGGACTACCGTTTATTCCTGGTATGCAAAATATTTTTGTGTTTACAGATTTTTATTTTTATATAATTTCAATCATTAGCATGGTAACAGGAACTATTTTTTTGATGTGGTTAGGAGAATTTATTACAGATAAAGGAATAGGTAACGGTATTTCTTTAATAATTTTTTTTGGAATAATATCCTCTTTGCCTGTTTCTATAAACAAAACATTTTCTGTAATGAATATTTATAATTTTAATAATTTATATTTGTTATCGATACTGCTAGTTATGTTATTTGTAATTTTTACAGTAGTATTTTTCGAAAAAAGTCAACGTAACATTGTTGTGTGCTATGCTCGTCGTCATCAAGGTAGAAATATGCATTCATCACATCATAGTTACTTACCTTTAAAAGTTAATATGGCCGGTGTTGTACCTGTTATTTTTTCTTCTAGTCTGATTCTTTTTCCATCTATTATTGTAACATATTGTCGTCATGTTTTTCATGATAAAATATTTCTAATAAAATTTTTTGATTTTTTTAAATTTAATCATAGTGTTTTTGTATGTACAAATGTAATATTAATAATATTTTTTTGTTTTTTTTATACTAGTGTAATGTTTAATTCTAAAGATACTGCTACTAATTTAAAAAAATCAGGTGCTTTTGTGCCTGGAATTAGACCTGGATTACGAACTGAACAATACATTAAAAAAATTGTTTTAAAGTTAACAACAATTGGTTCTATGTATACTGTATTTATATGTTTAATACCAGATATTATGCATTATTGTTTAAAAGTCCCTTTTTATTTCGGGGGTACTTCTTTATTGATTGTAGTAGTAGTACTCATGGAATTTATTATGCAAATACAAACATTAATGATGTCTACTCGATATAAAAAAATATTAAAAAAAGCGAATTTATATTTAAAAAATTAA
- the rplO gene encoding 50S ribosomal protein L15, which translates to MYLNVLSNSIYIKKKRKRICRGIGSGLGKTGGRGHKGQKSRSGGKVRKSFEGGQTPLYRRIPKFGFTSKKKMFIDEVRLFELNRISHFKIINMSVLKKTNLIKKNIRYVKIIKIGMIEKPIVISGLSVTKGVRLYIESIGGMITN; encoded by the coding sequence ATGTATCTAAATGTATTGTCGAACTCCATATATATAAAAAAAAAAAGAAAACGTATATGTAGAGGGATTGGTTCAGGTTTAGGAAAAACAGGTGGAAGAGGACATAAAGGTCAAAAATCTAGATCGGGAGGAAAGGTTAGAAAAAGTTTTGAAGGAGGACAAACACCTTTATATAGAAGAATTCCTAAATTTGGTTTTACATCCAAAAAGAAAATGTTTATAGATGAAGTTAGATTGTTTGAATTGAATAGAATTTCTCATTTCAAGATAATAAATATGTCTGTTTTAAAAAAAACAAATTTAATTAAAAAAAATATTAGATATGTTAAGATTATCAAGATTGGAATGATAGAAAAACCAATAGTAATTTCTGGATTATCTGTTACTAAAGGAGTACGGTTATATATTGAATCAATTGGAGGAATGATTACAAACTAA
- the rplQ gene encoding 50S ribosomal protein L17 — protein MRHKKKGRSLNRTRSHIKAMFKNMTCSLIQYEYIKTTLPKAKELRRFIEPLITRSKYDTIANRRIVFSRIRDIFTVKKLFNELGPYFYSRPGGYLRILKCGFRKGDNATMAYVELVGRNI, from the coding sequence ATGAGACATAAAAAAAAGGGGCGATCATTAAATAGGACACGTAGTCATATTAAAGCTATGTTTAAAAATATGACATGTTCTTTAATTCAATATGAATATATTAAAACAACTTTACCAAAAGCTAAGGAGTTACGACGTTTTATTGAGCCTCTTATTACACGATCAAAATATGATACGATTGCTAATCGTCGAATAGTTTTTTCTCGTATTCGTGATATTTTTACTGTTAAAAAATTATTTAATGAATTAGGTCCGTATTTTTATTCTCGTCCGGGTGGATATCTACGTATATTAAAATGTGGTTTTAGAAAAGGTGACAATGCTACTATGGCCTATGTAGAACTAGTAGGTCGAAATATATAA
- the rpmC gene encoding 50S ribosomal protein L29 — protein sequence MHNITQYDTSKQDLKKKLLELLQEQLNMRLQLASGKLKKTHIMKKIRKEIARIKTVLTDRINNT from the coding sequence ATGCATAATATTACACAATATGATACTAGTAAACAAGATTTAAAAAAAAAATTATTAGAGTTATTGCAGGAACAATTAAATATGCGTTTACAATTAGCATCTGGAAAACTAAAAAAAACTCATATAATGAAAAAAATTAGAAAAGAAATTGCACGCATAAAAACTGTTTTAACAGATCGGATAAATAATACATAA